In Nitrobacteraceae bacterium AZCC 1564, the following proteins share a genomic window:
- a CDS encoding PadR family transcriptional regulator PadR (product_source=KO:K10947; cath_funfam=1.10.10.10; cog=COG1695; ko=KO:K10947; pfam=PF03551; superfamily=46785) → MKFKDLLSGFIRLHILHHAAEHEIYGQWIIDELARHGYKLSPGTLYPLLNAMEQRGYLKSRKQREGRTARKLYRATALGKKGLTLAKLRVKEFTGEAMKE, encoded by the coding sequence ATGAAGTTCAAGGATCTTCTCAGCGGGTTCATCAGGCTGCATATTCTGCACCATGCTGCGGAACATGAAATCTACGGTCAGTGGATTATCGACGAACTCGCGCGGCATGGCTACAAGCTCAGCCCCGGGACGCTCTATCCGCTTCTGAATGCAATGGAACAGCGGGGCTATCTGAAGTCCCGCAAGCAGCGTGAAGGACGCACCGCCCGTAAGCTTTATCGAGCCACTGCTCTGGGGAAGAAAGGACTGACCCTCGCAAAACTCCGCGTCAAGGAGTTCACCGGCGAGGCCATGAAGGAGTAG
- a CDS encoding hypothetical protein (product_source=Hypo-rule applied; cath_funfam=1.20.58.60; smart=SM01358; superfamily=111384), which translates to MASAADRDPRHHTQKMQKALQDIRRHLREDIEKVDEPQLKAMFETSAEVLGGLEKAFKDYEQKNESAWR; encoded by the coding sequence ATGGCAAGTGCGGCAGATCGCGATCCGCGACACCACACCCAAAAGATGCAGAAAGCACTTCAAGATATCAGGCGCCATCTGCGCGAGGATATCGAGAAGGTCGACGAGCCTCAATTGAAGGCGATGTTCGAAACATCGGCCGAGGTTTTGGGAGGCCTCGAGAAGGCGTTCAAGGATTACGAGCAGAAGAACGAAAGCGCCTGGCGCTGA
- a CDS encoding FtsP/CotA-like multicopper oxidase with cupredoxin domain (product_source=COG2132; cath_funfam=2.60.40.420; cog=COG2132; pfam=PF00394,PF07731,PF07732; superfamily=49503), with amino-acid sequence MAKLNQQEGMRPLLSRRALLRGAQAGAVSLTATRTFPIIRAQAALKAVADYKIRIAPTSIEIAPGKVIKTTAYNGTVPGPVLRMKEGQPVRIEVTNDSGYANLIHSHGLFIPPEQDGSTEEGSPIIEPGKSLIYAYTPKPTGTRWYHSHAMAMTDLTKSTYSGEFGFLIVEPATGDPGSYDREVLLAAHHWDGHWVSMQDIKKGPPPDNGLEVMYHAATLSDRMLGHGEPIRVREGERVLFRLLNASGNMGISLALPGHHFKVLALDGNPVPAPAIVDVLKLDAAERADVIVEMNNPGVWVFGSTDDEDRNMGMGVVVEYANRSGEPVWSAPANTKWDYTIFGRPAGEAATPDETISLKFEKIPGGRGGYNRWTISGKSWPDTNPLFTVTEGKRYRLLLNNNSGDEHPVHLHRHSFEITKIGDKPTSGIIKDTISMPRFSTAEVDFVADDPGATLFHCHHQDHMDEGFAGLITYR; translated from the coding sequence ATGGCGAAGCTCAATCAGCAGGAAGGAATGCGACCGCTTCTCAGTCGCAGAGCGCTCCTTCGCGGCGCGCAAGCCGGCGCAGTCTCTCTTACGGCTACGCGCACGTTCCCTATCATTCGTGCACAAGCGGCGCTGAAGGCGGTGGCCGACTACAAGATCAGGATCGCGCCAACATCCATCGAGATCGCTCCTGGAAAGGTGATCAAGACCACTGCCTACAACGGGACCGTCCCCGGTCCTGTGCTGCGCATGAAGGAGGGACAGCCTGTCCGCATCGAAGTTACCAATGATTCAGGCTACGCGAACCTCATTCACTCGCATGGCCTGTTTATTCCCCCGGAGCAGGATGGATCGACGGAAGAGGGCTCGCCAATCATCGAGCCCGGCAAATCGCTCATATACGCGTACACCCCAAAGCCTACCGGGACACGCTGGTATCACAGCCACGCCATGGCGATGACTGATCTCACCAAGAGCACTTATTCGGGCGAGTTCGGCTTTCTTATCGTCGAGCCTGCCACCGGCGATCCCGGCAGCTACGATCGCGAGGTGTTGCTTGCCGCGCATCACTGGGACGGCCACTGGGTCAGCATGCAGGACATCAAGAAGGGGCCGCCGCCGGATAACGGCTTAGAGGTGATGTATCACGCGGCGACCTTGAGTGATCGCATGCTCGGTCATGGCGAGCCGATCCGGGTGCGGGAAGGGGAGCGCGTGCTGTTTCGGTTGCTCAATGCCAGTGGCAACATGGGCATCTCGCTCGCACTGCCGGGACATCACTTCAAGGTTCTCGCGCTCGACGGCAATCCCGTGCCGGCACCGGCGATTGTCGATGTCCTGAAGCTCGATGCCGCCGAGCGGGCTGACGTGATCGTGGAGATGAACAATCCCGGTGTCTGGGTGTTCGGCTCCACCGATGACGAAGACCGCAACATGGGAATGGGCGTGGTTGTCGAATATGCCAATCGAAGCGGCGAGCCGGTGTGGTCAGCACCCGCCAATACCAAATGGGACTACACCATCTTCGGTCGGCCCGCGGGGGAAGCCGCGACACCCGACGAAACCATCAGCCTCAAGTTCGAGAAAATTCCGGGCGGACGCGGCGGCTACAATCGCTGGACCATCAGCGGAAAGTCCTGGCCCGATACCAATCCGCTGTTTACCGTGACCGAGGGAAAGCGTTATCGCTTACTGCTGAACAACAACAGCGGCGACGAACATCCGGTGCATCTGCACCGTCACTCTTTCGAGATCACGAAGATCGGCGACAAGCCGACGTCCGGTATCATCAAAGACACTATCAGCATGCCGCGCTTCTCGACGGCCGAAGTCGATTTCGTAGCCGACGACCCAGGGGCGACCTTGTTTCACTGCCATCATCAGGATCACATGGACGAAGGCTTCGCGGGACTGATCACGTATCGATGA
- a CDS encoding IclR family pca regulon transcriptional regulator (product_source=KO:K02624; cath_funfam=3.30.450.40; cog=COG1414; ko=KO:K02624; pfam=PF01614,PF09339; smart=SM00346; superfamily=46785,55781; tigrfam=TIGR02431) yields the protein MSSAEPKEKREGMAGLAKGLAIIEAFSVHPVMSVADAARASGATRAAARRCLLTLVDLNYLELSGRDFRPLPRLRRLGGMLSERDKLAQIAQPLLERARDEVTESVSLAVLDDDQSLFIARAQAEHYVQTGVRVGATLPLYASATGRVLLGRHADDDIARRLNRYPMVARSPRTLTTIPDILAAIRTAEKNGYAISDEELALGIRAMAVPVFGTNGEIVASVSVSAASARVKVSDLRKRVLPVLLNCADQISQPLKELR from the coding sequence ATGTCGAGTGCAGAACCCAAAGAGAAACGCGAAGGAATGGCGGGGCTCGCGAAGGGCCTCGCGATCATCGAGGCGTTCTCAGTCCATCCGGTGATGAGCGTTGCCGATGCCGCGCGCGCGTCAGGCGCCACACGCGCCGCAGCGCGCCGATGCCTGCTCACGCTGGTGGACTTGAATTACCTGGAATTGTCGGGACGAGACTTCCGTCCCCTGCCGCGGCTACGCCGATTGGGCGGCATGTTGTCCGAGCGCGATAAGCTCGCACAGATCGCACAGCCGCTGCTGGAGCGCGCCCGCGATGAAGTGACAGAATCGGTTTCGCTCGCAGTGCTTGATGACGATCAATCGCTGTTCATTGCGCGCGCGCAAGCCGAACATTATGTCCAGACCGGCGTTCGCGTCGGCGCCACTCTGCCGCTCTATGCTTCGGCGACAGGTCGTGTGCTGCTCGGTCGCCATGCCGATGACGATATCGCGCGACGGCTGAACCGGTATCCGATGGTCGCTCGCTCGCCGCGGACACTGACCACGATCCCGGACATTCTGGCTGCGATCAGAACCGCCGAAAAGAACGGCTATGCCATCAGCGACGAGGAATTGGCACTGGGCATCAGGGCGATGGCCGTTCCGGTGTTTGGCACCAACGGCGAAATCGTTGCCTCCGTCAGCGTGAGCGCAGCTTCTGCCCGCGTCAAAGTCAGCGATCTGCGCAAGCGTGTGCTGCCCGTGTTGCTCAACTGCGCGGACCAGATCTCGCAGCCGCTGAAAGAGCTGCGGTGA
- a CDS encoding anthranilate 1,2-dioxygenase large subunit (product_source=KO:K16319; cath_funfam=2.102.10.10,3.90.380.10; cog=COG4638; ko=KO:K16319; pfam=PF00355,PF00848; superfamily=50022,55961), whose translation MNKIVLPPEDARPLNWPEGLTRVPYWVFQDQSVYAEEQRKIFQGPNWHYLALEVELAEPGDFLTTHIGDTPVIVTRDTDNEIYAFENRCAHRGALICLENRGKHRKDFSCVYHAWNYDPQGNLTGVAFKDGIKGKGGMPDSFKMEQHGPRKLRIAIVHGLIFGSFSEDVPSIEEYLGEEILNRIERVLGGRKAVVLGRFTQALPNNWKLYMENVKDSYHASILHLFFTTFELNRLSMKGGIIVDESGGHHVSYSAIDPEAAKDVDYAKQQLRSESEYKLADPTLLESFDEYHDGCTLQILSVFPTFVLQQIQNAIAVRQIVPRAVDRTDLNWTYLGFADDTPEQRLTRIKQGNLVGPAGYISMEDGCVGGFVQRGIAGASEDQAVLEMGGAEANSSESRVTEASVRGFWKAYRANMGI comes from the coding sequence ATGAATAAGATCGTTTTGCCGCCGGAAGACGCGCGTCCGCTCAATTGGCCGGAAGGCCTCACCCGCGTTCCGTATTGGGTGTTTCAGGATCAATCGGTTTACGCGGAAGAGCAGCGCAAAATCTTCCAGGGACCGAACTGGCATTACCTCGCGCTGGAAGTTGAACTGGCCGAGCCGGGCGATTTCCTCACGACGCACATCGGCGACACGCCGGTGATCGTCACCCGCGACACCGACAATGAAATCTACGCGTTCGAAAATCGCTGCGCCCATCGCGGCGCGCTGATCTGCCTGGAAAACCGCGGCAAGCATCGCAAGGATTTCAGCTGCGTGTACCACGCATGGAATTACGACCCGCAGGGCAACCTGACCGGCGTCGCATTCAAGGATGGCATCAAAGGCAAGGGCGGTATGCCGGATAGCTTCAAGATGGAGCAGCACGGTCCGCGCAAGCTGCGCATCGCGATCGTTCACGGCCTGATCTTCGGCTCATTCTCCGAAGATGTGCCGTCGATCGAGGAATATCTTGGCGAAGAGATCCTGAACCGTATCGAGCGCGTGCTCGGCGGCCGCAAGGCCGTGGTGCTGGGGCGCTTCACCCAGGCGCTTCCGAATAACTGGAAGCTCTACATGGAGAACGTCAAGGACTCCTATCACGCCAGCATCCTGCATCTGTTCTTCACGACGTTTGAGTTGAACCGGCTGTCGATGAAGGGCGGCATCATTGTCGATGAAAGCGGCGGACATCACGTCAGCTATTCGGCGATCGATCCCGAGGCTGCGAAGGATGTCGATTACGCCAAGCAGCAATTGCGCTCCGAGAGCGAGTACAAGCTTGCCGATCCGACCTTGCTGGAAAGCTTCGACGAGTATCACGACGGCTGCACGCTGCAGATTCTGTCGGTGTTTCCGACCTTCGTCCTGCAGCAGATCCAGAACGCAATCGCTGTTCGCCAGATCGTGCCGCGCGCCGTCGACAGGACCGATCTGAACTGGACTTATCTCGGCTTCGCCGATGATACGCCCGAGCAGCGCCTGACGCGCATCAAGCAGGGCAACCTTGTTGGCCCGGCCGGTTACATCTCGATGGAAGACGGCTGTGTCGGCGGCTTCGTGCAGCGTGGCATTGCCGGCGCGAGCGAGGATCAAGCGGTGCTGGAGATGGG